A region of Pseudomonadota bacterium DNA encodes the following proteins:
- a CDS encoding ABC transporter ATP-binding protein produces MTDVMIEAHELTKQYGSVRALSDLSMQVRRGEVLGLLGPNGAGKTTTMKILTCYTAPTSGTAKVNGCDLFDDPLGVRDALGYLPETTPLYLDMIVLEYLAFVAELRGVARSELQGRLRRVVEETSLGDVYSKPIGVLSKGYRQRVGLAQALIHEPQILILDEPMSGLDPNQALEIRDLIKELGRERTIILSTHNLAEVQATCGRVLIIARGKLVADDTPDKLRDRAGKARYLVSVLRDSKADGPDAIRSKFAGISAVDRVREAAPANGELRFEVVPRGDDDLRPLLFRTAVDANYTLVELRREGQNLEQIFRELTLGDEPRGTSKPSQGAGA; encoded by the coding sequence ATGACAGATGTGATGATCGAGGCGCACGAGCTGACCAAACAGTACGGCTCGGTGCGCGCACTTTCCGACTTGAGCATGCAGGTTCGCAGAGGGGAGGTGCTCGGTCTGCTCGGACCCAACGGTGCGGGCAAGACCACGACCATGAAGATCCTGACTTGCTACACCGCTCCGACGTCGGGCACGGCCAAGGTCAACGGCTGCGATCTGTTCGACGATCCGCTGGGTGTGCGCGACGCGCTGGGGTACTTGCCGGAAACGACACCGCTGTACCTGGACATGATCGTGCTGGAGTACCTCGCCTTCGTGGCGGAGCTGCGCGGGGTGGCCCGAAGCGAGCTGCAAGGCCGCCTGCGCCGCGTGGTCGAGGAGACCAGTCTGGGTGATGTCTACTCGAAGCCCATAGGGGTGCTGTCGAAGGGCTATCGGCAGCGCGTGGGGCTGGCACAGGCGCTCATCCACGAGCCTCAGATTCTGATCCTGGACGAGCCCATGAGCGGGCTGGATCCGAACCAGGCGCTCGAGATTCGCGATCTCATCAAGGAGCTCGGCCGCGAGCGCACCATCATCCTGTCGACCCACAATCTAGCCGAAGTGCAGGCAACCTGCGGCCGTGTGCTCATCATCGCGCGCGGCAAGCTCGTGGCCGACGACACCCCGGACAAGCTGCGCGACAGGGCCGGCAAGGCGCGCTACCTCGTGTCCGTGCTGCGTGACAGCAAGGCGGACGGGCCGGATGCGATTCGCAGCAAGTTCGCTGGAATCAGCGCGGTCGACCGCGTGCGCGAGGCGGCTCCGGCCAACGGCGAGCTGCGTTTCGAGGTGGTGCCGCGCGGCGACGATGACCTGCGCCCGCTGCTGTTCCGGACGGCGGTGGACGCCAACTACACGCTCGTCGAGCTGCGTCGCGAGGGCCAGAACCTCGAGCAGATCTTCCGGGAGCTGACCCTCGGCGACGAGCCCCGGGGCACGTCCAAGCCGAGCCAGGGAGCGGGAGCCTAG
- a CDS encoding metallopeptidase TldD-related protein produces MHIGSRYHAPFGSQGQAPIDSETARRLLSEALRHGGDYADLFFEYAASGSYVLDEGILKAAGRAVGMGVGVRVMRGDATGYAYTQELTFEAMQKAARTAGQIATAGGGVAPVELETRGLPSRYEVSELSLEVAGQAKRDLLLRADKAARASDSRVIRVEASLNEEVREILIATSDGKLVSDRQPLVRFGVRVILEAGGKRQSGSSGGGGRLGLEYFDEVSPEWHAGEAARQASAMFDARKSPAGEMTVVLAPGDSGILLHEAVGHGLEADFNRKQTSNYSGRIGERVAAPLCTVIDDATLLKSRGSINVDDEGNEPERIVLIEGGVLAGYMHDRHSADYFKTALTGNGRRESFRSHPMPRMTNTLLLGGEHDPDEITGSVERGVYACKFGGGQVDISNGDFVFSLTEGYLIEHGKLTAPLKGVNLIGNGPEVMGKVSMLGSDMKVSDGIWTCGKEGQSVPVGVGCPTVKLSSVTVGGTELDGA; encoded by the coding sequence ATGCACATCGGGTCCCGTTACCATGCGCCTTTCGGTTCTCAAGGGCAGGCGCCGATCGACAGCGAGACCGCGCGCCGCTTGCTTTCGGAGGCGCTGCGGCACGGCGGCGACTATGCCGACCTGTTTTTCGAGTACGCGGCTTCCGGCAGCTACGTGCTCGACGAAGGGATCCTCAAAGCAGCGGGGCGGGCCGTCGGTATGGGCGTTGGTGTGCGTGTGATGCGGGGCGACGCTACCGGGTATGCGTACACGCAGGAGCTGACCTTCGAGGCGATGCAAAAGGCGGCTCGCACCGCCGGCCAGATCGCCACCGCAGGTGGCGGCGTGGCTCCCGTGGAACTCGAGACGCGCGGCCTTCCGAGCCGGTACGAAGTCTCTGAGCTGTCGCTGGAGGTTGCCGGGCAAGCCAAGCGAGACCTGCTTCTGAGGGCCGACAAGGCCGCCCGCGCGAGCGACTCGCGCGTGATTCGCGTCGAAGCCTCGCTCAACGAGGAGGTGCGCGAGATCTTGATCGCGACGAGCGATGGCAAGTTGGTATCGGACAGGCAGCCGCTGGTTCGTTTCGGGGTGCGCGTGATCCTGGAGGCCGGGGGCAAGCGTCAGAGCGGTTCCTCCGGTGGCGGGGGTCGTTTGGGTCTCGAGTACTTCGACGAGGTTTCGCCGGAGTGGCACGCGGGTGAGGCCGCGCGCCAGGCCAGTGCCATGTTCGATGCCAGGAAGTCGCCGGCCGGCGAGATGACCGTGGTGCTCGCGCCAGGCGACAGTGGCATCCTGCTCCACGAAGCCGTTGGTCACGGCCTCGAAGCCGACTTCAACCGCAAGCAGACCAGCAACTACAGCGGCCGGATCGGTGAACGGGTAGCGGCTCCGCTGTGCACCGTGATCGACGATGCCACGCTGCTCAAGTCGCGAGGATCCATCAACGTCGACGACGAGGGCAACGAGCCCGAGCGCATCGTGCTGATCGAGGGCGGCGTGCTGGCCGGCTACATGCACGACCGCCACTCCGCGGACTACTTCAAGACGGCGCTGACCGGCAACGGCAGACGCGAGAGCTTTCGCTCGCATCCAATGCCCCGCATGACCAACACGCTCCTGCTGGGCGGCGAGCACGATCCCGACGAGATCACCGGCAGCGTTGAGCGCGGCGTATACGCCTGCAAATTTGGAGGCGGTCAAGTCGACATATCGAACGGAGACTTCGTGTTTTCCCTGACCGAGGGCTACCTGATCGAGCACGGCAAGCTCACCGCACCTCTCAAAGGCGTGAATCTCATTGGCAACGGTCCGGAAGTCATGGGCAAGGTGAGCATGTTGGGATCCGATATGAAGGTGTCGGACGGCATTTGGACCTGCGGCAAGGAAGGTCAATCAGTGCCCGTCGGCGTGGGCTGTCCCACGGTCAAGCTATCCTCGGTGACGGTCGGCGGAACCGAGCTGGACGGAGCATGA
- a CDS encoding GldG family protein — protein MATQKYERKRAATESLGFLAVLAGIAVLLNILGVYFFGRMDLTQKRLFSLSDGSKRVVSELEDRLEVRAYFSKDLPPPHNATERYVRDLLAEYEAASGGKVRVRQLHPETDEERQAAERDGVPRVQDPSYQGDTFSVKEGYRGVSFHYLGQNKAISAITGTTGLEYQITQIIKELTGDKIKIGVLGDHEAASVAKGLSSLRTFLPTYDLTDVKLDKDVDPELRALLVVQPKTAFSEAELKRLDAYVMKGGGLAILGGSMKVDMQPVPMGSRADTGLNQLLEKWGVKLDDSFVADAQCGRARLDTSFGGIGIPVAVPYPPVPIVTFDDEQRKHPSLFRLDQVPLPYPSRITLTDALANDESVKRTVLARSTENSWLLEGDSIPLRSKRPQEWRMTGKPGPHIVAVAIEGKLPSAFAAAPVSTPKAKDAPPAGPDRAGQDVRVIVVGSGFFVQDDFLPRPARDRRQQISSSVAFALNSIDWLSQDSDLIAIRAKDVEEPTLEVPNSVRAAEESILAAVEQQDQKKAEEAFEERKTAISAWDTKRRLYRWSNTLALPGIIALLGVFRWRMRRNRHIEL, from the coding sequence ATGGCAACTCAGAAATACGAAAGGAAGCGTGCTGCAACCGAGTCACTGGGCTTTTTGGCCGTGCTGGCCGGCATTGCCGTTCTGCTCAACATCCTGGGAGTCTACTTCTTCGGGCGCATGGATCTCACGCAAAAGCGCCTGTTCTCGTTGTCCGACGGCTCCAAACGGGTCGTGTCCGAGCTCGAGGACCGCCTCGAAGTACGCGCCTATTTCAGCAAGGACCTGCCGCCGCCGCACAACGCCACCGAGCGCTATGTACGCGACCTGCTGGCCGAGTACGAAGCCGCCTCGGGTGGCAAGGTACGGGTGCGCCAGCTTCATCCGGAAACGGACGAAGAGCGGCAAGCAGCCGAACGGGATGGCGTACCGCGGGTGCAGGATCCCAGCTATCAGGGCGACACATTCAGCGTCAAGGAAGGCTATCGCGGTGTGTCGTTCCACTACCTCGGCCAAAACAAGGCCATTTCGGCGATCACCGGCACGACCGGTCTCGAGTACCAGATCACCCAGATCATCAAGGAGCTTACCGGCGACAAGATCAAGATCGGCGTCCTCGGCGACCACGAGGCCGCGAGCGTCGCCAAGGGTCTAAGCTCTTTGCGGACCTTTTTGCCCACCTACGATCTGACCGACGTCAAGCTGGACAAGGACGTCGATCCCGAGCTGCGGGCGCTTCTGGTAGTGCAGCCCAAGACCGCCTTCAGCGAAGCCGAGCTCAAGCGGCTCGACGCCTACGTGATGAAGGGAGGGGGGCTGGCGATTCTCGGCGGCTCCATGAAGGTGGACATGCAGCCGGTACCCATGGGCAGCCGGGCCGACACGGGGCTCAACCAACTGCTGGAAAAGTGGGGTGTCAAGCTGGACGACAGCTTCGTGGCCGACGCCCAGTGCGGGCGCGCGCGTCTCGATACCAGCTTTGGGGGCATCGGTATTCCAGTGGCCGTGCCTTACCCGCCCGTGCCGATCGTTACCTTCGACGACGAGCAGCGCAAGCACCCCAGCCTGTTTCGCCTGGATCAGGTGCCGCTGCCTTATCCCTCGCGGATCACGCTCACCGATGCGCTCGCCAATGACGAGTCGGTCAAGCGCACGGTGCTCGCGCGCTCGACCGAGAACTCGTGGTTGCTCGAAGGCGATTCCATCCCGCTGCGTTCCAAGCGTCCCCAGGAGTGGCGCATGACGGGCAAGCCAGGCCCCCACATCGTGGCGGTCGCGATCGAGGGCAAGCTTCCATCGGCGTTCGCGGCGGCCCCCGTGAGCACGCCCAAAGCCAAGGACGCACCACCCGCAGGGCCGGATCGGGCCGGGCAAGACGTGCGCGTGATCGTGGTGGGTTCGGGCTTCTTCGTGCAGGACGACTTTCTGCCTCGACCAGCGCGCGATCGCCGCCAGCAGATCAGCAGCTCGGTGGCGTTTGCTCTGAACTCGATCGACTGGCTGTCGCAGGACTCCGACCTGATCGCGATTCGCGCCAAGGACGTGGAGGAGCCTACCCTCGAGGTTCCCAACTCGGTGCGCGCCGCCGAGGAGTCGATCCTGGCAGCCGTCGAGCAACAGGACCAGAAGAAGGCCGAGGAGGCCTTCGAAGAGCGCAAGACAGCCATCAGCGCTTGGGACACCAAGCGCAGGCTCTACCGCTGGTCCAACACGCTCGCCTTGCCAGGGATCATTGCCCTGTTGGGGGTGTTTCGCTGGCGCATGCGCAGGAACCGACACATCGAGCTCTGA
- a CDS encoding VWA domain-containing protein: MAVSPPASRRMANDDKLAPRSSRAQLHAFLAEATRTPVRLSEGRGRLLFALDATASREPTWSQACALQAEMFKETTALGGLEVKLCYYRGLGDFGSSPWLEQSEQLLGHMAEVHCVGGLTQIGRVLRHALALSQGARINALVFVGDCVEECTDTLSQLAGKLGLFGIPAFVFQEGHDPRAEQVFRHIAALTRGAYGRFDAGSARQLRDLLRAVAVYAAGGRTALDRHARLKRGAALDLMRQLPGSS; the protein is encoded by the coding sequence ATGGCTGTGAGCCCGCCCGCAAGCCGACGCATGGCCAACGATGACAAGCTAGCTCCGCGCTCGAGCCGCGCACAACTCCACGCCTTCTTGGCGGAAGCCACCCGTACGCCCGTGCGGCTGTCCGAGGGTCGTGGCCGGCTGCTTTTCGCCTTGGATGCCACGGCCAGCCGCGAGCCCACCTGGAGTCAGGCCTGCGCTCTGCAGGCCGAAATGTTCAAGGAGACCACTGCGCTCGGGGGCCTCGAGGTCAAGCTGTGTTACTACCGGGGTCTCGGGGACTTCGGTTCGAGCCCATGGCTCGAGCAGTCCGAGCAGCTGCTCGGCCACATGGCGGAGGTGCACTGCGTCGGGGGGTTGACCCAGATCGGGCGCGTGTTGCGCCACGCCCTGGCCCTGTCGCAAGGCGCGCGAATCAACGCGCTCGTCTTCGTGGGCGACTGCGTCGAGGAATGCACGGACACGTTGAGCCAGCTTGCCGGAAAGCTCGGTTTGTTCGGTATCCCCGCGTTCGTGTTTCAGGAGGGCCACGATCCGCGAGCCGAACAAGTGTTCCGGCACATCGCAGCCTTGACTCGCGGAGCCTACGGCCGCTTCGATGCCGGCAGCGCCCGGCAGCTGCGCGACCTGCTGAGGGCGGTCGCCGTGTACGCGGCCGGCGGCAGGACAGCCCTCGATCGCCACGCACGGCTCAAACGGGGAGCGGCCCTGGATCTCATGCGGCAGTTGCCAGGCAGTTCGTAG
- a CDS encoding metallopeptidase TldD-related protein codes for MSVTAPKLDELLTQAEQVVERARGRGADVAEAFVRQGAHLTAKVRLGQAELVEEASFRAIGLRVMRGQQVAVTSTSDLTPHGIKRFVEDAVELAQLSQPDPFAGPPDPAQLSRAEQHADVDAFDGSVDDLDAKRALELATASEKAALATDPRLSNSDGASVTRISSASALVTSGGFRGASRGTYASLVVSPVAQDEDGKKRSGHYWSARRHLADLEDPEEVGVEAGRRTIAKLGARKIATQEVPVIFDPETGRSIIGLLAGCVQGGAIWRRASYLVERLGTRVASELVRIVDDPLIARGPGSRAFDGEGLLSRRNVVVDQGELKTFLLDSYGARKLEATSTASAARGSAGGVGVATSNFVLQPGVPSPEQLQERSERALLVTELMGFGFHAVTGDFSRGAGGFWIENGERAFPVSEVTISLNLDELLQRIDAIANDLDLRTSTACPTFRVSSMTVAGK; via the coding sequence ATGAGCGTAACCGCGCCAAAACTGGACGAGCTTCTGACGCAGGCGGAGCAGGTCGTGGAGCGGGCACGCGGCCGCGGGGCCGACGTTGCCGAGGCGTTTGTGAGGCAGGGGGCCCATCTGACGGCCAAGGTTCGGCTCGGCCAGGCGGAGCTGGTGGAGGAAGCATCCTTTCGTGCGATCGGCCTGCGCGTGATGCGCGGCCAGCAGGTCGCCGTGACGAGCACGAGCGATCTGACGCCGCACGGGATCAAGCGCTTCGTCGAAGATGCGGTGGAGCTCGCGCAGCTGTCGCAGCCGGATCCGTTTGCCGGTCCGCCGGACCCGGCCCAGCTGTCACGCGCCGAGCAACATGCCGATGTGGACGCTTTCGACGGATCGGTGGACGATCTCGACGCGAAGCGGGCGCTCGAGCTGGCAACCGCAAGCGAAAAGGCGGCCCTGGCGACCGACCCGCGTCTGAGCAACAGCGACGGCGCCTCGGTAACCCGGATCAGCAGCGCTTCCGCACTGGTGACCAGCGGCGGATTTCGGGGCGCCAGCCGCGGTACCTATGCCTCGCTCGTAGTCAGTCCGGTTGCTCAGGACGAGGACGGCAAGAAGCGCAGTGGCCACTACTGGAGCGCTCGCCGCCACCTGGCCGATCTCGAGGATCCCGAGGAGGTGGGCGTCGAGGCGGGCCGCCGCACGATCGCGAAGCTCGGCGCCCGCAAGATCGCTACTCAAGAAGTCCCCGTGATCTTCGACCCCGAGACCGGCCGCTCCATCATCGGCCTGCTGGCCGGATGCGTCCAAGGCGGCGCGATCTGGCGCCGCGCAAGCTACCTGGTCGAGCGGCTCGGGACCCGCGTCGCCAGCGAGCTCGTCCGCATTGTCGACGATCCCCTGATCGCTCGAGGACCCGGCTCGCGTGCTTTTGACGGCGAGGGGTTGCTTTCGCGGCGCAACGTCGTTGTCGATCAGGGCGAGCTCAAGACGTTCCTGCTCGACAGCTACGGCGCGCGCAAGCTCGAGGCAACGAGCACGGCGAGCGCTGCACGGGGAAGCGCCGGCGGTGTAGGGGTGGCCACCAGCAACTTTGTGCTGCAGCCTGGTGTGCCGAGCCCCGAACAGCTTCAGGAGCGGTCGGAGCGGGCCCTTTTGGTAACGGAGCTCATGGGCTTTGGTTTCCATGCGGTCACAGGAGACTTCAGCCGCGGTGCCGGTGGATTCTGGATCGAAAACGGCGAGCGCGCTTTCCCGGTCTCCGAGGTCACCATCTCGCTGAACCTGGACGAGCTGCTGCAGCGGATCGACGCCATCGCGAACGATCTAGACCTACGGACCTCGACGGCGTGCCCGACGTTCAGGGTTAGTTCCATGACCGTCGCCGGTAAGTAA
- a CDS encoding DUF4340 domain-containing protein, translating into MKKNRLLIATGVLVALLALTVWKLNRDESEQYDEPHVEAAIPSIEKDDIDELEVARPGKDAVVLAKKNDAWRVIKPVAAEADKNAVDTALNKLAELEVTGVAATKEMNHSVLEVTDDKAIRVVPKQGGKPLAELLVGAYRSGNTMVRKQGAVPVASIRGSIRWVFDKEIKDWRNRSIVEVGTDEVTALSLVNGRRRFRFVKEGSAWAQAAGEKPIKRFDASKVQSLVSSLSHLQATDFADATEVSEEKAGVGPAGTVAVTLKVQPKPAKTERPKPAQTAAKAGEQDKTSEVAKEGQAKAETKEPPPPYEIRLRVGGKTGSDQNNRYVKREGNPVIYVVSEYLAERMLAEASKFAKEPASDEK; encoded by the coding sequence ATGAAGAAGAACCGCCTGTTGATCGCCACCGGTGTTCTGGTGGCACTGCTCGCTTTGACCGTCTGGAAGTTGAATCGGGACGAGAGCGAGCAATACGATGAGCCTCACGTAGAGGCGGCCATCCCGAGCATCGAGAAGGACGATATCGACGAGCTCGAAGTCGCGCGGCCCGGCAAGGACGCGGTCGTGCTTGCCAAGAAAAACGATGCCTGGCGCGTCATCAAGCCGGTCGCTGCGGAGGCAGACAAGAACGCCGTGGATACGGCGCTCAACAAGCTGGCGGAGCTCGAGGTCACGGGGGTTGCCGCAACCAAGGAAATGAACCACAGCGTGCTCGAGGTCACGGACGACAAGGCGATTCGAGTCGTTCCCAAGCAGGGGGGCAAGCCGCTTGCCGAGCTGCTGGTGGGCGCGTACCGCTCGGGCAACACCATGGTGCGCAAACAGGGCGCGGTGCCCGTGGCTTCGATCCGCGGCTCGATCCGATGGGTCTTCGACAAGGAGATCAAGGACTGGCGCAATCGATCCATCGTGGAAGTCGGCACGGACGAGGTCACGGCGCTGAGCCTCGTCAACGGCAGGCGGCGCTTCCGTTTCGTCAAGGAGGGCAGCGCCTGGGCCCAGGCTGCGGGCGAAAAACCCATCAAGCGCTTCGACGCCAGCAAGGTTCAATCCCTCGTTTCCTCCCTTAGCCACCTGCAAGCCACCGATTTCGCCGACGCCACCGAGGTCAGCGAAGAAAAAGCCGGTGTCGGTCCGGCAGGCACTGTCGCCGTCACGCTGAAGGTGCAGCCCAAGCCAGCCAAGACCGAAAGACCGAAGCCGGCGCAAACGGCAGCCAAGGCCGGCGAGCAGGACAAGACCTCCGAGGTCGCGAAGGAGGGCCAGGCCAAGGCGGAAACCAAAGAGCCTCCACCGCCGTACGAGATACGCCTCCGGGTCGGCGGCAAGACCGGCTCCGATCAGAACAACCGCTATGTCAAACGGGAGGGCAACCCGGTCATCTACGTCGTCTCCGAGTACCTCGCCGAGCGCATGCTGGCCGAGGCGAGCAAGTTCGCCAAGGAGCCTGCGAGCGACGAGAAGTAG
- a CDS encoding transposase, with protein MTQPRQYLPGSTYMLTRRVVGRHYLLRPDELVSQIYLYCLATMSEKHGIAVHGFTLMSSHAHLTVTDTRGEMGAFLRDFHRLVANAMKLVRDWDGILWDGSEPSVVRLETPHAFVQQAAYLIANPVSGGAVPRSKQWPGLIVHADELGRKCWTVKRPDLYFDAESWPKTATLKLKMPEDLGMTDAQVREAVAEEAERLEQEARDAMRAKGRSFMGVEKVLSVSPQKRATTPEPHAKRNPTFAVGRHQPEAYRAAVEALRAFRTAYRDALHQWRQGLRSVQFPAGTYLMRWLHHVDVAPAPG; from the coding sequence GTGACGCAGCCACGTCAGTACCTGCCTGGCTCCACGTACATGTTGACGCGCCGGGTGGTCGGGCGACACTATCTGCTGCGGCCCGACGAGCTCGTCAGCCAGATCTACTTGTATTGCCTGGCCACCATGAGCGAAAAGCACGGGATCGCCGTACACGGTTTCACCCTGATGAGCTCCCACGCCCACTTAACCGTGACCGATACACGGGGTGAGATGGGTGCTTTTTTGCGTGACTTCCACCGTCTCGTGGCCAATGCCATGAAGCTGGTGCGTGACTGGGATGGCATCCTGTGGGACGGCAGCGAGCCCTCGGTCGTGCGGCTTGAAACGCCCCATGCATTCGTCCAACAGGCGGCTTACTTGATCGCCAATCCGGTCAGTGGAGGCGCCGTGCCGCGCTCCAAGCAGTGGCCAGGGCTCATCGTGCATGCCGACGAGCTCGGCCGAAAGTGCTGGACCGTGAAGCGGCCCGACCTGTACTTCGACGCCGAGAGCTGGCCCAAGACCGCCACGCTCAAGCTCAAGATGCCCGAGGATCTCGGCATGACCGACGCCCAGGTGCGCGAGGCGGTGGCCGAAGAGGCCGAGCGGCTGGAGCAGGAAGCTCGCGACGCCATGCGAGCCAAAGGCCGAAGCTTCATGGGCGTCGAAAAGGTCCTCTCTGTCTCGCCACAAAAACGTGCCACCACCCCCGAGCCGCACGCAAAGCGCAATCCCACCTTCGCCGTCGGCCGCCATCAACCCGAAGCCTATCGCGCCGCCGTGGAAGCGCTGCGTGCCTTCCGCACGGCCTACCGCGACGCCCTGCATCAATGGCGACAGGGCCTCCGCTCCGTGCAGTTCCCGGCGGGCACCTATCTAATGCGGTGGCTGCATCACGTCGACGTCGCCCCAGCGCCCGGATAG
- a CDS encoding DnaJ domain-containing protein: MAKLTLLALALVGIFFGARWLLRRGLGASRFLRVVAIATAVGLLLYLALSGRLHWLFAAAGSLLLFARRLIGLAGLLPLLQQLRGRSAGAAPGRGAGSDSRASSVRTRFVRMSLDHDSGVMTGEVLEGPLKGRRIETLSYEDLLQLLYSCRQQDPDSALLVESYLDRVHGARWRKDDAAQGERDAANGSARSGKMTRAEACEVLGVSEDATEEQISAAHRELLRKVHPDVGGSTYLASKINQARDLLLGR; encoded by the coding sequence GTGGCCAAGCTGACGCTGCTAGCGCTCGCGCTCGTGGGCATCTTCTTCGGGGCACGCTGGCTGTTGCGGCGGGGGCTGGGTGCGTCGCGCTTCTTGCGGGTTGTGGCCATAGCCACGGCAGTCGGCCTGCTGCTTTACCTCGCGCTCTCAGGGCGCCTTCACTGGCTGTTCGCCGCTGCCGGTTCGCTGCTGCTGTTTGCGCGCCGGCTGATCGGGCTTGCGGGGCTGCTGCCGTTGTTGCAGCAGCTACGCGGCCGGTCGGCGGGCGCAGCACCCGGCCGGGGGGCTGGCTCGGACTCCAGAGCGTCGAGTGTGCGCACGCGCTTTGTTCGCATGTCGCTCGACCACGACAGCGGCGTGATGACCGGCGAGGTCCTGGAAGGACCGTTGAAGGGCCGCCGCATCGAAACCCTGAGCTACGAGGATCTGCTGCAGCTTCTGTACAGCTGCCGGCAGCAGGACCCGGACTCCGCCTTGCTGGTAGAGTCCTATCTCGATCGCGTGCACGGTGCGCGCTGGCGCAAGGACGATGCGGCGCAAGGCGAGCGGGACGCTGCCAACGGCAGCGCGCGATCCGGCAAGATGACACGCGCGGAGGCCTGCGAGGTCCTCGGTGTTTCCGAGGATGCGACCGAAGAGCAGATCAGCGCGGCACACCGCGAGCTGCTGCGCAAGGTGCATCCCGATGTCGGTGGCTCCACCTACCTGGCTTCGAAGATCAACCAGGCGCGCGACCTGCTGCTGGGACGGTAG
- a CDS encoding ABC transporter permease subunit has translation MQRALIIGRREFVGYFNSPAAYIVACLFLFLMGLFFWEPFFLVNRASVRSMFELMSILLLPTAPALTMGLIAEEKRTGTIELLLTMPVRDTEVIVGKFLGALGLFVALMAVTLCYPLSVATLGNLDWGPVWSGYFGLLLQGAAMLAIGVLASSWTDNQLIGFFAAASIVFFLWVVDRFLPFLPTSLASVIEWVSFDYHFRSMLRGVIDTRNVIYFLSVTALSLGLAFRALESRRWR, from the coding sequence ATGCAACGTGCGCTCATCATCGGCAGGCGAGAATTCGTCGGCTACTTCAACAGCCCGGCCGCCTACATCGTGGCGTGCCTGTTTCTGTTCCTGATGGGGCTGTTCTTCTGGGAGCCTTTCTTTCTGGTGAACCGCGCCTCGGTGCGCAGCATGTTCGAGCTGATGTCGATCCTGCTGCTGCCGACGGCTCCCGCCCTCACCATGGGGCTGATCGCGGAGGAGAAGCGCACCGGTACGATCGAGTTGCTGCTGACCATGCCGGTGCGCGACACCGAGGTGATCGTCGGCAAGTTCCTTGGCGCGCTGGGGTTGTTCGTGGCCCTGATGGCGGTCACCCTGTGTTATCCGCTCAGCGTGGCCACGCTCGGCAATCTGGACTGGGGGCCGGTTTGGTCGGGCTACTTCGGGCTGCTGCTGCAGGGTGCAGCCATGCTCGCCATCGGCGTGCTGGCGTCGAGCTGGACCGACAACCAGTTGATCGGCTTTTTCGCCGCCGCTTCCATCGTGTTCTTTCTTTGGGTTGTCGACCGGTTCTTGCCCTTCCTGCCGACCAGCCTCGCATCGGTGATCGAGTGGGTCTCGTTCGATTACCACTTCCGGAGCATGCTGCGCGGCGTCATCGATACGCGCAATGTGATCTATTTCTTGTCGGTAACCGCCCTGAGCTTGGGTTTGGCATTCCGCGCTCTTGAAAGCCGGCGCTGGAGGTAG